The segment CCTTTAAAGTCTATGATTTCTACCAAGGTTCATATTTACCACAAGCCTCTGCACATTTTTTGCAAGCTTCGGCACAGTCATTACAATGTTGTACCTCATGTTTCGCACATTCGTTGGCACATTTTTTACAAATTTCCCAGCAAAAATATATTAGTCCTTTTACATCCTCTGAATTTACAGACAACGCCTGCGCGGTCGCAGTACACGTAGTGGCACAAATAAAATCCAAACGTATACTTTTCACCATTACTTTTACATCCTGTTCATCTAAGCAGGCACCAGCGCACTTATTACATTCTGCTGCGCACTCATACAAGATTTTAATCAATTCTGCATTTCTCATAAAGGATGATTTTTTGCTTTTGACTTTAAAATTACCGATTAGAAGACGAACTTTCTTCTAAAATTGTTGTATGATTTTACGTTTTAATGGTATTATATTATTTTTTGAACAAACCTTTTTTCTGCCTTTCTTCCAGTATCTTTTAAGTGTGCCTCGCTTCCCTTCTGAAACAACAAAGCCCGGAATTCCGGGCTTTTTCTTTTTTAACAGCAGTGCTTCAATTAAGCAGCATACTGCGAACAAGCCTCGGCACACTTTCTACAAGCTTCGGCACATTGCTTACAATGATCTGATTTATGCTTTTCACATTCATCAGCACATTTTTGACATATTTCCTGACAATACCTTACTAAACCTGATATGTCTTGCGAATCCACTGCTAAGGCTTCGGCTGTTGCAGTACAAGTCGTAGCACAAATTTTGTCTAAACGAATACATCTTACCATCATTTTGATATCCTCTTCATCTAAACAGGCATCTGCACAATGGTAACAATGTGCGGCACAATTATACAAAGCACTAATTAATTCTTGATTTCTCATTTTATTTGGTTTTAGTTAAACGTATTCCGAAGTTACAACATCAAAAGAGTGAATTATATA is part of the Antarcticibacterium sp. 1MA-6-2 genome and harbors:
- a CDS encoding four-helix bundle copper-binding protein, which codes for MRNAELIKILYECAAECNKCAGACLDEQDVKVMVKSIRLDFICATTCTATAQALSVNSEDVKGLIYFCWEICKKCANECAKHEVQHCNDCAEACKKCAEACGKYEPW
- a CDS encoding four-helix bundle copper-binding protein codes for the protein MRNQELISALYNCAAHCYHCADACLDEEDIKMMVRCIRLDKICATTCTATAEALAVDSQDISGLVRYCQEICQKCADECEKHKSDHCKQCAEACRKCAEACSQYAA